The following coding sequences are from one Lolium rigidum isolate FL_2022 chromosome 6, APGP_CSIRO_Lrig_0.1, whole genome shotgun sequence window:
- the LOC124659395 gene encoding BTB/POZ and MATH domain-containing protein 2-like produces the protein MSFAGVSIVGKCMGSAGHAINVASARGYHLLVVNGYSYAKAVTHNGAAFYSLGFMVGGHRWRIKYYPKGDNWTSADSLSLFLQLDDQDVTGPLKVRYIFSFVDELEKQDSAYVNAAPPGMFSSNAPSWGYTGFMKNNVLEKSNHLKDDCFTIRCDLAIVTTPDIAIKVPPPSLQQHISDLLQSNEGTDVTFKVDNETFAAHRCVLAARSAVFKAELFGPMKEGTVSSVIDVEEMEASVFRALLFFVYTDSLPDIEIAILEEEEEAQEVLWLQHLLAAADRYDLQRLKALCEKKLCENISVSSVTNFFTLADRHNCCGLKEACLEFVKTPVNLKEITAADGLDDIIRTCPSLVKELIAKFAS, from the coding sequence ATGTCATTTGCTGGCGTGTCTATCGTCGGCAAATGCATGGGGAGCGCCGGCCATGCCATCAACGTCGCATCGGCCAGAGGCTACCACCTCCTTGTGGTTAACGGATACTCGTATGCTAAAGCAGTTACACATAATGGCGCGGCGTTCTACTCTCTCGGTTTCATGGTGGGAGGCCATCGTTGGCGCATCAAGTACTATCCTAAGGGCGACAACTGGACTAGTGCCGACTCGTTATCTCTCTTTTTGCAGCTTGATGATCAAGATGTTACAGGGCCCCTGAAGGTGCGCTACATATTTAGTTTTgtcgacgagcttgagaagcaagattCAGCATATGTTAATGCAGCCCCTCCAGGCATGTTCTCCAGCAATGCTCCATCTTGGGGTTACACGGGTTTCATGAAAAACAACGTCCTTGAGAAATCAAATCATCTAAAGGACGATTGTTTCACCATCCGATGTGACCTCGCCATTGTCACCACTCCTGATATTGCAATTAAGGTACCACCCCCTAGCTTACAACAGCATATCAGCGACCTTCTACAGTCCAATGAGGGAACTGACGTGACATTCAAAGTTGACAATGAGACGTTTGCTGCCCATCGGTGCGTGCTTGCAGCTCGATCTGCAGTCTTCAAGGCTGAGCTCTTTGGCCCCATGAAGGAGGGCACAGTATCAAGCGTCATAGATGTGGAAGAGATGGAAGCAAGTGTGTTTAGGGCCTTGCTTTTCTTTGTTTACACAGACTCACTGCCAGATATAGAGATAGCTAttctagaagaagaggaagaagcccAAGAAGTATTGTGGCTCCAACATTTGCTTGCAGCCGCGGATAGATACGATCTTCAAAGGCTGAAAGCACTATGTGAAAAAAAGTTGTGTGAAAACATAAGCGTGAGCTCAGTGACGAATTTTTTTACTCTAGCTGATCGACATAACTGTTGTGGATTGAAGGAGGCATGCCTCGAGTTTGTCAAGACTCCTGTTAATTTGAAAGAGATTACAGCGGCTGACGGCTTGGACGACATAATCAGAACATGCCCCTCTCTTGTAAAGGAGCTCATTGCCAAGTTTGCTTCCTAA